Proteins encoded together in one Chitinophaga varians window:
- a CDS encoding LTA synthase family protein — protein sequence MKSAKNRYAVLFGFAGLFLVLSFLVRTALLIWAFPQAGLSFSGILSVYAKGFVYDAGVALFFTIAYALYLLLLPQRLNNTVFNRVFTYTGFFLALMIVIFSFFAEFTFWGEYAGRFDFIAVDYLIYTYEVISNINQSYPLPLLIGGVLLATALLTWWCNRRGMFRNSFQSRTPFAKRAGIFALLLGGVLAHAFLISNGWAEKSKNRYQQELSKAGIYSFISAYLNNELAYDKYYLLEDDDKAFATIRQQLQSPDAQYLENGHSIYRSITDTVAAVKPNIIMITIESFSADFMTRFGNQQHITPVLDSIAKHGILFTNMYATGTRTVRGMEALTLAVPPTPGQSIVRRRNNENLFSAASIFRKSGYDATFFYGGDGYFDNMNKFFGNNGYDITDRLRHRLVDDKLASKRTNIPDSAVQFENAWGVCDEDIYKAAIKSADEKYAAGKPFYDFIMTTSNHRPFTYPGGKIDIPSGTSREGAVKYTDYAIGQFLKAIRDKPWYKNTVIILVADHCASSAGKNEIEISKYHIPCIFFNVPDATPQEIPVMCSQIDIYPTLLKMLHWSYNTNFYGKNVLDSSYQPRAMVSTYQKLAYLETGKMVILSPQQKAQCFSWNPAKNDEQPIPMDKSLLSHSVAHYQTAYSLFKNNGMRK from the coding sequence ATGAAATCTGCAAAAAATCGGTACGCCGTTCTTTTCGGCTTTGCCGGCCTATTCCTGGTCCTGTCGTTCTTAGTACGCACCGCGTTGTTAATCTGGGCCTTCCCGCAAGCCGGCCTTTCCTTTAGCGGCATCCTCTCTGTCTATGCAAAAGGCTTCGTGTACGATGCAGGCGTAGCCCTCTTCTTCACCATCGCTTATGCCCTGTACCTGTTGCTGTTGCCACAACGGCTCAACAACACCGTCTTTAACCGCGTTTTCACCTATACCGGTTTTTTCCTGGCGCTTATGATCGTGATCTTCTCGTTCTTCGCCGAGTTCACTTTCTGGGGAGAATATGCCGGCCGGTTCGATTTTATCGCGGTAGATTATCTCATCTACACGTATGAAGTGATCAGCAACATCAACCAGTCTTATCCGCTGCCATTGCTTATAGGCGGCGTATTGCTGGCCACCGCGCTGCTCACCTGGTGGTGCAACCGCCGCGGCATGTTCCGCAACAGTTTCCAGTCACGTACGCCATTCGCGAAGCGGGCAGGCATCTTTGCCCTCCTGCTGGGAGGCGTGCTGGCACACGCTTTTCTTATCAGCAACGGCTGGGCGGAAAAGAGCAAAAACCGTTATCAGCAGGAGCTGTCCAAAGCAGGCATCTATTCATTCATATCCGCCTATCTCAACAATGAATTGGCCTACGATAAATATTACCTGCTGGAAGATGATGACAAAGCCTTCGCCACCATCCGCCAGCAGCTGCAATCGCCCGATGCACAGTACCTGGAAAACGGCCACAGTATCTATCGCAGCATTACCGATACTGTTGCCGCGGTAAAACCGAACATCATCATGATCACCATCGAAAGCTTCAGCGCCGATTTCATGACCCGCTTCGGTAACCAGCAACATATCACACCGGTACTGGACAGCATCGCAAAACACGGAATACTGTTTACCAATATGTACGCCACCGGTACCCGTACCGTAAGAGGCATGGAAGCCCTCACGCTCGCAGTGCCGCCTACGCCCGGCCAGAGCATCGTACGCCGCCGCAACAACGAAAATCTCTTTTCTGCCGCTTCCATCTTCCGTAAAAGCGGCTATGACGCCACGTTCTTTTACGGCGGCGATGGATACTTCGATAACATGAACAAATTTTTCGGCAATAACGGCTACGATATCACCGACCGCCTTCGCCACCGCCTCGTGGATGACAAGCTGGCCTCCAAACGGACCAACATCCCCGACAGCGCCGTGCAGTTTGAAAACGCCTGGGGCGTTTGTGATGAAGACATTTACAAGGCAGCTATCAAAAGCGCAGATGAAAAGTATGCCGCCGGCAAACCTTTCTATGATTTTATCATGACCACCTCCAACCACCGCCCCTTTACCTATCCCGGTGGTAAAATTGATATCCCTTCCGGCACCAGCCGCGAAGGCGCTGTAAAGTACACCGACTATGCCATCGGCCAGTTCCTGAAAGCTATCCGGGACAAACCCTGGTATAAAAACACCGTCATTATCCTGGTGGCCGACCATTGCGCCAGCAGCGCCGGTAAAAACGAAATAGAGATCAGCAAATACCACATCCCCTGTATTTTCTTCAACGTGCCTGACGCCACTCCACAGGAAATACCGGTCATGTGCTCCCAGATCGATATCTACCCCACCCTGCTGAAAATGTTGCACTGGTCCTACAATACCAATTTCTATGGTAAAAATGTGCTCGACAGCAGCTATCAGCCGCGCGCCATGGTGAGCACCTACCAGAAACTGGCTTACCTGGAAACAGGTAAAATGGTGATTCTCAGTCCCCAGCAGAAAGCCCAGTGTTTCTCCTGGAATCCCGCCAAAAATGACGAACAGCCGATACCCATGGACAAATCACTGCTGTCCCACAGCGTCGCCCATTATCAAACCGCTTACTCCCTGTTTAAAAACAACGGCATGCGGAAATAA
- a CDS encoding ABC transporter permease, producing MNGVKYSQWRAMLAITKGSLRGIFRSPSAVVFSLGFPLVFILVFGFIGGGSVSVKVGVDRHTDINSRFYEGLSKVKTLKLVSDQPAAEMEDDLKKGRITAILNIVPQQGADSLPHFLVNVRTSTASDANKKAILMSVLKEVAARIDDHVYPRASVATFTTEEIPGRVFKTIDFILPGQLGFALMSAAVFGTAFLFYSLRQTLVLKRFFATPIKRTYIVLAEAFSRMIFQLISSVVIIGLGHFAFGFTLVHGWATFMEMLVLSVFGLLVFMGFGFVVSSIAKNESTIPPLANIVTLPQFLLAGTFFPIDSFPAWLQPVCKVMPLTYLIDALRKVAFEGQHLWHVGWDIAILTLWGVVVYAVAVKVFRWE from the coding sequence ATGAATGGAGTGAAGTACAGCCAATGGAGGGCCATGCTGGCTATAACAAAAGGAAGTTTAAGAGGTATTTTCAGAAGCCCTTCCGCGGTGGTTTTTAGCCTGGGATTCCCGCTTGTGTTCATTCTGGTATTCGGATTTATTGGTGGCGGCAGTGTATCCGTGAAAGTGGGCGTGGACAGGCATACTGATATCAACAGCCGGTTTTATGAAGGGCTGTCAAAGGTGAAAACGCTGAAACTGGTCAGTGACCAGCCTGCAGCAGAGATGGAAGATGATCTGAAGAAGGGCCGTATTACTGCCATCCTGAATATTGTGCCTCAGCAGGGGGCTGACAGCCTGCCTCATTTCCTGGTGAATGTCAGGACCTCCACGGCCTCTGATGCCAACAAAAAAGCCATTTTGATGTCTGTGCTGAAGGAAGTGGCGGCGCGTATCGATGATCATGTTTATCCACGCGCTTCCGTGGCGACTTTCACCACCGAAGAGATACCCGGCCGTGTTTTCAAGACCATTGATTTTATTTTGCCCGGCCAGCTTGGTTTTGCGTTGATGAGCGCCGCTGTGTTCGGCACCGCCTTTCTCTTTTACAGTTTAAGACAAACACTGGTATTAAAACGTTTTTTCGCCACTCCGATCAAACGTACCTATATAGTGCTGGCAGAGGCTTTCAGCCGTATGATCTTCCAGCTGATCAGCTCTGTGGTAATCATCGGGCTGGGCCATTTTGCTTTCGGTTTTACGCTGGTACACGGCTGGGCCACCTTTATGGAGATGCTGGTGCTGTCTGTTTTCGGGCTGCTGGTATTCATGGGCTTCGGATTTGTGGTAAGCAGCATTGCTAAAAACGAAAGCACTATTCCGCCACTGGCCAATATTGTGACATTGCCGCAGTTCCTGCTGGCAGGCACTTTTTTCCCGATAGATTCTTTCCCTGCCTGGCTGCAGCCTGTCTGCAAGGTAATGCCGCTGACCTATCTCATTGACGCACTGCGCAAAGTGGCCTTTGAAGGGCAACATCTGTGGCATGTGGGCTGGGACATCGCTATATTGACCCTTTGGGGCGTAGTAGTGTATGCGGTAGCCGTTAAAGTATTCCGTTGGGAGTAG
- the sppA gene encoding signal peptide peptidase SppA, producing MRFFKTFLAALLAFIVFTGLCFIVLLAIIGKAISREPVTVSPNGVLTIQTSQAFQEQKIVNPVAAFMGDESSEIPGLFQAVRLIQHAATDDNIKGIYLKVDGNGNGFAGTEELRNAILRFRKSGKFVYAYGEVMTQQGYYLASAADKVYLNPKGGIDFAGFSTQLTFLKGTLEKLEIQPEIFYCGKFKSATEPLRESQMTDANRIQTNQFLSVLYGNYLNGIATARQLDTASLHGYANENLIREAPDALKYKLVDGLKYDDEVVSELKNKTGIKSDEDLNLVPFLKYNSAVTLSNGGGEHKIAVIYAQGDIISGESDKQNVIASESYIHDIRKAREDKKVKAIVFRVNSGGGSALASEVIWRELSLAKKVKPVVVSMGDYAASGGYYISCMADSIFAQPNTLTGSIGVFGIMFNMENFFKNKLGVTFDGVKTAPYADLGTMSRPLNEVEKRFIQDGVDSIYASFKSRVVAGRKLNAAVVDSIAQGRVWSGTDALRLGLVDRIGGLNEALNCAARLAKVSEYRMVEYPEIKDKLSRLLKNVGGEVQATMVKREMGVNYDLYQQLKAIQHIPGDVQAKLPFVYRF from the coding sequence ATGCGTTTCTTTAAAACTTTCCTTGCAGCCCTTCTGGCATTCATTGTCTTTACAGGCCTGTGTTTTATTGTGCTGCTGGCAATTATCGGGAAAGCCATTTCCCGCGAGCCGGTGACGGTTTCCCCCAATGGCGTGCTCACTATTCAGACCAGCCAGGCATTCCAGGAACAGAAAATTGTGAACCCCGTGGCCGCTTTTATGGGAGACGAGTCTTCCGAAATTCCCGGCCTGTTCCAGGCGGTAAGGCTGATCCAGCATGCTGCTACAGATGATAACATTAAAGGTATTTACCTGAAAGTGGACGGTAACGGCAACGGCTTTGCCGGTACCGAAGAGCTGCGCAACGCTATCCTGCGTTTCCGCAAATCCGGCAAGTTTGTATATGCCTATGGTGAAGTGATGACGCAACAAGGTTATTACCTGGCCAGTGCGGCTGACAAGGTGTACCTTAACCCTAAAGGCGGTATTGACTTCGCTGGTTTTTCCACCCAGCTGACGTTTTTAAAAGGGACCCTGGAGAAACTGGAGATACAACCTGAAATTTTTTACTGTGGTAAATTCAAAAGCGCGACCGAGCCCCTCCGCGAATCACAGATGACAGATGCCAACCGTATACAAACCAATCAGTTCCTGAGTGTCCTGTATGGCAATTACCTCAATGGCATTGCTACGGCCCGCCAGCTGGACACGGCCTCCCTGCATGGTTATGCCAATGAAAACCTGATCCGCGAAGCGCCGGACGCGTTGAAATATAAATTGGTGGACGGTCTTAAATATGACGACGAGGTGGTGAGTGAACTGAAAAACAAAACCGGTATCAAATCTGATGAAGACCTTAACCTGGTGCCTTTCCTGAAATACAACAGCGCTGTGACACTGAGCAATGGCGGCGGAGAACATAAAATCGCCGTGATCTATGCCCAGGGTGATATTATCAGCGGAGAATCCGATAAACAGAACGTTATTGCCAGCGAGAGTTATATCCATGATATCCGTAAGGCAAGGGAAGATAAAAAAGTAAAGGCGATCGTTTTCCGGGTTAACTCCGGCGGCGGCAGCGCCCTGGCTTCAGAGGTGATCTGGCGTGAACTGTCACTGGCTAAAAAAGTAAAGCCGGTGGTGGTGTCTATGGGCGACTATGCGGCTTCCGGCGGATATTATATTTCCTGTATGGCCGACAGCATCTTTGCACAGCCTAACACACTGACCGGGTCCATCGGTGTTTTTGGTATCATGTTTAACATGGAAAATTTCTTTAAAAACAAGCTGGGTGTAACATTTGACGGTGTGAAAACAGCGCCGTATGCAGATCTGGGCACCATGTCCCGTCCGCTGAACGAAGTGGAAAAACGTTTTATCCAGGATGGTGTGGACAGCATTTATGCTTCGTTCAAATCCCGGGTGGTGGCCGGCCGTAAGCTGAACGCCGCTGTGGTGGACAGCATCGCGCAGGGCCGCGTATGGAGCGGTACAGATGCGCTGCGCCTTGGACTGGTGGACCGTATCGGTGGCCTGAATGAAGCCCTGAACTGCGCCGCCCGCCTGGCAAAGGTGTCAGAATACAGAATGGTGGAATACCCGGAAATCAAGGATAAGCTGTCCCGGTTACTGAAAAACGTAGGCGGGGAAGTACAGGCCACTATGGTGAAAAGAGAAATGGGCGTGAACTACGATCTGTACCAGCAACTGAAGGCTATCCAGCACATACCTGGCGATGTACAGGCTAAACTGCCTTTCGTGTACAGGTTTTAA
- a CDS encoding ATP-binding protein, translating to MLVNPFSGNSSRSLPLEDGMDDHTGFPQQKALDIITALHTSFADNKPAQVCQALLLELITLTGSEGGFMGAMEKDYFHEPYLEVQAIINIQWHANVQQYFGARLERGQHFTNMDTLFGRVLNEGEPVLSNHPEKDEPHHPAVFRAFLGIPICHHGDTIGMIGLVNKPGGYHPSLISLLQPVALTYGALLHTYRTHCSRESLEMTNQQLVTELHAFTSSLDDIVFELDENLVFTRVWCNQQHLLFFPEDEILGKCMMDFVGEHANAFLQLTDTLLRTGDPQYYEYADIRQDMPYWYAVKMRLMPASDSSPRRVLLFIQNITQRKRSELELRQVNADYARNIEILDITQQMALIGGWEFSLVTGQVFWTKQVYTLRELPENFTAIYNDLVFYHPEDRHLLEEAQIQLLRHHQPYCIDLRHISAKGTVKWVRTTGIPVFHHEKVNAFRGIIMDIDKQKKSEIELENAAKSRSEFLSVMSHEIRTPLNAIIGIAGILREQPGALHPELLQNLHFSANHLLGLVNDILDLSKIEAGKVILEYIPFDLHDLIQGITGNYQPLAAAKGLQLYTRIDAGIPQQVLGDPVRLGQILNNLVNNAVKFTNDGYISLELLPEKSDHHYVNICFKITDTGIGIQPELQGRIFDTFVQGDSATTREYGGTGLGLSITRKLVELMNSHISVESQPQQGTTFRFSITFALPDANTEPAPAATIDPANMLTGRRVLIVEDNKINRQVMQLQLNKTGADVTLAVNGKEAVAKMQEQSFDGVMLDLHMPEMNGYETIPWIRRLQPNAFIIVLTADIMPDASEQLRQLEVKDMLPKPYKAEDLYRILHRYKK from the coding sequence ATGCTGGTGAATCCCTTTTCTGGCAATAGTTCCAGGAGCCTGCCACTAGAAGATGGAATGGATGACCATACCGGTTTTCCCCAACAGAAAGCACTCGACATCATTACGGCCCTGCATACCAGCTTTGCAGACAACAAGCCCGCACAGGTGTGCCAGGCACTGCTGCTCGAACTGATCACCCTCACCGGCAGCGAAGGCGGTTTTATGGGCGCTATGGAAAAAGACTATTTTCATGAACCATACCTGGAAGTACAGGCCATCATCAATATCCAATGGCACGCCAACGTACAGCAATACTTCGGTGCCCGCCTCGAACGCGGACAACATTTCACCAATATGGACACCCTCTTTGGTAGAGTGTTAAACGAAGGAGAGCCCGTGCTCAGCAACCATCCGGAAAAAGATGAACCACACCATCCTGCCGTATTCCGGGCCTTTCTGGGCATCCCGATCTGCCATCATGGTGACACCATCGGTATGATAGGACTGGTCAACAAACCCGGTGGATACCATCCGTCACTCATATCCTTGCTGCAACCTGTCGCGCTGACATACGGTGCGCTGTTGCATACCTATCGTACCCATTGCAGCCGGGAAAGCCTGGAAATGACCAATCAGCAGCTGGTCACCGAACTGCATGCCTTTACCTCCTCTCTCGATGATATTGTATTTGAGCTCGATGAAAACCTGGTGTTTACCCGTGTCTGGTGCAACCAGCAGCACCTGTTGTTTTTCCCGGAAGATGAAATACTGGGCAAATGCATGATGGATTTCGTGGGAGAACATGCCAATGCTTTCCTCCAACTGACGGACACACTGCTCCGCACCGGCGATCCGCAATATTATGAATATGCCGACATCCGGCAGGACATGCCTTACTGGTACGCTGTGAAAATGCGCCTGATGCCCGCCAGCGACAGCTCTCCGCGCCGTGTCCTGCTGTTCATACAAAACATCACCCAGCGTAAAAGAAGTGAACTGGAGCTGCGGCAAGTCAATGCAGACTACGCCCGGAACATAGAGATACTCGATATCACCCAGCAGATGGCACTGATCGGTGGCTGGGAATTCAGCCTCGTGACCGGACAGGTGTTCTGGACCAAACAGGTATACACGCTGCGTGAGCTGCCGGAGAACTTTACCGCTATCTACAATGACCTGGTCTTCTATCATCCGGAAGACAGGCACCTGCTGGAAGAAGCGCAGATACAGCTGCTCCGTCACCATCAGCCTTATTGCATCGATCTGCGGCATATTTCCGCCAAAGGCACTGTCAAATGGGTACGCACCACCGGGATACCCGTATTCCATCATGAAAAGGTGAACGCTTTCCGCGGCATCATCATGGATATCGACAAACAGAAAAAGTCAGAGATAGAACTGGAAAACGCCGCCAAAAGCAGAAGCGAATTCCTGTCAGTGATGAGCCATGAAATAAGGACGCCGCTCAACGCTATCATCGGCATCGCCGGTATCCTCCGTGAGCAGCCCGGCGCATTGCACCCGGAGCTGTTGCAGAACCTGCATTTCTCCGCCAACCACCTCCTGGGCCTCGTCAACGATATCCTCGACCTCAGTAAAATTGAAGCAGGGAAAGTTATCCTGGAATATATCCCTTTCGATCTGCACGACCTGATACAGGGCATCACCGGCAACTATCAGCCACTCGCGGCAGCCAAAGGGCTGCAACTGTATACCCGCATCGATGCCGGTATCCCGCAACAGGTGCTGGGTGACCCGGTACGCCTCGGACAAATCCTCAATAACCTCGTTAACAACGCGGTAAAATTCACCAATGACGGATATATCAGCCTGGAGCTGTTACCGGAGAAGTCCGACCATCATTATGTGAACATCTGCTTTAAAATAACAGATACCGGTATCGGCATACAGCCCGAATTACAAGGCCGTATTTTTGACACCTTTGTACAGGGAGATTCCGCCACTACCCGGGAATATGGCGGCACCGGCCTCGGTTTGTCCATCACCCGCAAACTGGTGGAACTGATGAACAGCCACATCTCGGTGGAAAGTCAACCCCAGCAGGGCACCACCTTCCGCTTCTCCATTACGTTCGCCCTTCCCGACGCCAATACCGAACCTGCGCCGGCCGCCACTATCGACCCGGCCAATATGCTCACCGGCAGACGGGTGCTCATCGTGGAAGACAATAAGATCAACCGCCAGGTGATGCAGCTGCAGCTCAATAAAACCGGGGCCGACGTAACACTGGCGGTCAACGGAAAAGAAGCCGTCGCCAAAATGCAGGAACAATCTTTCGACGGCGTCATGCTTGACCTCCACATGCCTGAAATGAACGGTTATGAAACCATTCCGTGGATACGCCGCCTGCAGCCCAATGCCTTCATCATTGTGCTGACCGCCGATATCATGCCTGACGCCTCAGAACAGCTGCGGCAACTGGAAGTGAAAGACATGCTTCCCAAACCCTATAAAGCGGAAGACCTCTACCGGATACTCCACAGGTATAAAAAATGA
- the bioA gene encoding adenosylmethionine--8-amino-7-oxononanoate transaminase, with translation MSTAKGNLSARDLEVIWHPYTQMQTAPAPIGIVRGEGACLYDEDNNAYIDATSSWWVNIHGHAHPHIAQQLAAQALQLQHCIFAGYTHPPAVNLAERLLQLLPSNQRRVFYSDNGSTAVEVAIKMALQYWHNKGQRRHKIIAFKNAYHGDTFGAMSVSGRSVFTRVFDDFLFEVHFLDVPTADNAQDLIASIAAQQPDEVAAFIFEPLLQGSGGMVMYDIAGFEQLLQYCRQQNVLLIADEVMTGFGRTGKNFAMEYMQTAPDMICLSKGLTGGSMALGITTCTSDIYEAFLSDDKLKTLFHGHSFTANPLACTVALASLDLFVDPACALNRQRIHENHSQFLKELKQLPMVKNPRLLGTILAFELVTDNADGYTNQLADHLHRFFRAKRIMLRPLGNTLYILPPYCITDEQLTVVYGSIRELVASLQPA, from the coding sequence ATGTCAACAGCTAAAGGAAACCTGTCTGCCAGAGACCTCGAAGTGATCTGGCACCCATATACCCAGATGCAGACCGCTCCTGCTCCTATCGGTATTGTTCGTGGCGAAGGCGCCTGTTTGTATGATGAAGACAACAATGCTTATATAGATGCCACCTCCAGCTGGTGGGTCAATATTCACGGACATGCACATCCGCATATCGCGCAGCAGCTGGCAGCGCAGGCGTTGCAGTTACAGCATTGCATCTTCGCCGGCTATACCCATCCGCCGGCCGTCAACCTGGCGGAAAGGCTGCTGCAGCTGTTACCTTCCAACCAGCGTCGCGTATTCTACTCTGACAACGGTTCCACCGCCGTGGAAGTGGCCATTAAAATGGCGTTGCAGTACTGGCATAACAAAGGACAACGCAGACATAAAATCATCGCTTTTAAAAACGCCTATCACGGCGATACCTTCGGCGCCATGAGCGTCAGCGGCCGCAGCGTGTTCACCCGCGTGTTCGATGATTTTCTTTTTGAAGTCCATTTCCTGGACGTGCCCACGGCAGATAATGCACAGGACCTCATTGCCTCCATTGCTGCGCAACAGCCGGACGAGGTGGCGGCCTTTATCTTTGAGCCGCTGCTGCAAGGCTCCGGCGGCATGGTCATGTACGATATCGCCGGATTTGAACAGCTCCTGCAATATTGCCGGCAACAAAATGTCCTGCTCATCGCCGATGAAGTAATGACCGGCTTCGGCAGGACAGGGAAAAATTTCGCCATGGAATACATGCAGACCGCTCCGGACATGATATGCCTCTCCAAAGGGCTCACCGGCGGCAGTATGGCACTGGGCATCACCACCTGCACCAGCGATATCTATGAAGCGTTTCTCTCCGATGACAAGCTGAAAACACTGTTCCACGGGCACTCCTTTACCGCCAATCCGCTGGCATGCACCGTGGCGCTCGCCAGCCTCGACCTCTTCGTGGACCCGGCCTGTGCGCTCAACCGCCAACGGATACACGAAAATCACAGCCAGTTCCTCAAAGAACTGAAACAGCTGCCCATGGTTAAAAATCCCCGGCTTTTAGGGACCATCCTGGCATTTGAACTGGTCACAGACAACGCGGACGGTTATACGAACCAGCTGGCGGACCATCTTCACCGCTTTTTCCGGGCCAAACGCATTATGCTGCGGCCATTGGGCAATACATTGTACATCCTGCCGCCTTACTGTATTACAGATGAACAGCTGACAGTTGTATACGGCAGTATCCGCGAACTTGTAGCGTCCCTTCAACCGGCATAA
- a CDS encoding SRPBCC family protein, protein MQAFFILLGALIVLVLGLFIFSLFLPPVVKVERSLIIAAPADRIFPLINVVRNWELWSPWKEQDPDISITYGEKDSGAGASYSWKSHNRNIGTGHMTITESRPEQYIATDTDFMRVGIAKGTFRLDPVGEGTLVSWSMTCNMGQHPLRKVMGLMMDKWVGQDFEKGLEGIKRLVVRN, encoded by the coding sequence ATGCAGGCCTTTTTTATTCTTCTGGGGGCGTTGATCGTCCTGGTATTGGGGCTTTTCATATTCAGCTTGTTTCTTCCCCCTGTGGTCAAAGTGGAGCGTTCCCTCATAATTGCTGCACCGGCAGACAGGATTTTCCCGTTAATCAACGTTGTACGCAACTGGGAGCTGTGGTCGCCCTGGAAAGAGCAGGACCCTGACATCTCTATTACCTATGGGGAAAAAGACAGCGGCGCCGGCGCCAGTTACAGCTGGAAGAGCCATAACCGCAACATTGGGACGGGGCATATGACCATTACGGAATCCAGGCCGGAGCAGTACATCGCCACAGACACCGATTTTATGCGGGTAGGTATTGCCAAAGGCACATTCCGGCTGGACCCTGTAGGGGAAGGTACGCTGGTGAGCTGGAGCATGACCTGTAACATGGGCCAGCATCCGTTGCGCAAAGTAATGGGACTGATGATGGATAAATGGGTGGGCCAGGACTTCGAAAAGGGACTGGAAGGAATAAAACGATTAGTAGTTCGTAATTAA
- the folK gene encoding 2-amino-4-hydroxy-6-hydroxymethyldihydropteridine diphosphokinase, whose product MNTAILLIGGNLGDRVANLQKAIGHIAATAGAVIKTSALYQTAPWGSVDQPNYLNQGVEIQTSMDALTLLHTLLDIERQIGRIRQEKWGARVIDIDLIFFNDEVISLPELKLPHPRMHLRQFVLVPLTEIVPEYMHPLLHKTVRQLQQECPDDLSAVKLSTQSH is encoded by the coding sequence ATGAATACAGCAATATTACTTATAGGTGGCAACCTGGGCGACCGTGTAGCCAACCTGCAAAAAGCAATCGGGCACATCGCCGCAACAGCCGGAGCGGTGATAAAAACCTCCGCCTTATACCAGACAGCCCCGTGGGGCTCCGTAGACCAGCCCAATTATCTCAACCAGGGCGTTGAAATACAGACCAGTATGGACGCACTAACGTTGCTGCATACACTGCTGGACATCGAACGTCAGATCGGCCGTATCCGGCAGGAAAAATGGGGCGCCAGGGTCATCGACATCGACCTGATCTTCTTCAACGATGAGGTCATCTCCCTCCCGGAACTGAAACTGCCGCATCCCCGGATGCACCTGCGCCAGTTTGTGCTCGTACCACTGACAGAAATAGTCCCCGAGTACATGCACCCCCTGCTGCATAAGACCGTCAGGCAGCTGCAACAGGAATGCCCGGATGACCTGAGCGCCGTTAAACTTAGCACACAAAGCCACTAA
- a CDS encoding SRPBCC family protein — MRLFKLLGISIVVLGMFVFLLSLMFPSTAVVERTGVIQAPIDSVYAQVNNLRAWENWNPWSRPDTTAQLVFSAQTAGTGASYSWDGKFNSGKVTITGSEPDKGVHYTLDIKNMRPVKGGIELKTTADGKATAIFWHMEIKLGLAPWWKLRGFLADRIYGPAMADGLTRLSHLCEHP, encoded by the coding sequence ATGCGTCTTTTTAAATTGTTAGGCATCAGCATCGTTGTACTGGGCATGTTTGTGTTTCTGTTATCGCTGATGTTCCCCTCTACCGCGGTGGTAGAGCGTACCGGGGTGATCCAGGCGCCCATCGATTCGGTATATGCACAGGTCAATAACCTCAGGGCCTGGGAAAACTGGAACCCGTGGAGCCGTCCTGATACCACCGCTCAACTGGTATTTTCTGCACAGACCGCCGGTACCGGCGCCAGCTATTCCTGGGATGGGAAATTCAACAGCGGCAAAGTCACTATTACCGGCAGTGAGCCTGACAAAGGCGTACATTATACCCTGGACATCAAAAATATGCGTCCGGTGAAAGGGGGCATTGAACTGAAAACCACCGCCGATGGTAAAGCCACCGCGATCTTCTGGCACATGGAAATAAAACTGGGCCTGGCGCCCTGGTGGAAACTCCGGGGATTTCTGGCAGACCGCATCTACGGCCCGGCCATGGCCGATGGCCTTACCCGTCTGAGCCACCTCTGCGAGCACCCGTGA
- a CDS encoding DUF2911 domain-containing protein codes for MKHLLLAAFFCMATTLGFAQEKARKSPHVNVENKDIKVVYGQPSKKGRVIFGTLEPFGKVWRTGADEATEITFKKDVVFGGKPVKAGTYTFFSIPDAKTWTVILNGKLGQWGAYDYEKNKGEDVVSVKVPRETLKTPVEKLTFTLPGNAVVFEWDDTKVSVPVK; via the coding sequence ATGAAACACCTTTTATTGGCTGCTTTTTTCTGTATGGCCACCACACTCGGTTTTGCTCAGGAGAAAGCCAGAAAAAGCCCACATGTAAACGTAGAAAATAAAGACATTAAAGTGGTCTATGGCCAGCCGTCCAAAAAAGGAAGGGTGATATTCGGTACCCTGGAACCTTTTGGAAAAGTATGGCGTACCGGCGCTGATGAAGCTACTGAAATCACTTTCAAGAAAGATGTGGTATTTGGTGGTAAACCAGTGAAAGCAGGCACGTACACTTTCTTCAGCATCCCGGACGCCAAAACATGGACCGTGATCCTGAACGGTAAACTGGGCCAGTGGGGCGCCTATGACTACGAGAAAAACAAAGGCGAAGACGTGGTATCTGTAAAAGTACCCCGCGAAACGCTGAAAACACCAGTGGAAAAACTGACTTTCACCCTGCCTGGCAATGCGGTGGTATTTGAATGGGACGATACCAAAGTATCTGTACCAGTGAAGTGA